AAATGGCAATAGACTATAATGTAAGAAGAAGTAAATAGATTTCAAGTAGTCCTTAAAAAGTTTTGTCAACTTCTTTTTAACATACTTTTCCTCAGCTAGTTTTAAGAATTAACTGGGTAGTAAGTGAGGTGAGCACGTGCTTTTCAAGACCTGAATTGAAATTTTcgcaaaaaattttgttttccagattGAACTGGGTGACATCCCAGGAACTGGTAGGGATGGCAGAATCCTTAAAGAAGATGTGTTGAATTACATTGAGAGAATGAAGGCTAAACCCACTGAAGGTGAGTTTTTGGATagaagatttatttttttggaacaAATTGTTTGTCTGAGCACTCTTTCCAATGTCTTCACAGCCCCTGCCCCCACAGTAGAGGTTGCTGCCCCAACCACCCCACCCTCAACTCAAATTGCAAGACCAGAGGTGGTGCTTGAAGACAGAACAGAAGCTATCAAAGGAATCAGGAGAGCAATGGCTAAGGCTATGACAGCATCACTTACAATTCCACATTTTGGATACAAGGATGAAGTAATTCTAAATGAGCTTGTGAGGTAACAAATGATTTTACTTGTCCAAGGTCTGTGTatatcttctttccttttctgttAAATTTCGAACTACCTGTCCCTTTACACTGTCAAATACATATGGAGGTAAGTGAGAAATATATTCGGCTATTGGTTCTCTTATTATATTTTTGTCCAGGGTAAGAAATCACAGTAAAGAATCATTTCAGGCCAGAGGGATGAAGTTATCCTTTATGCCAATGTTTATGAAGGCAACTTCTATGGCTCTGCTCCACTTCCCAATACTAAACAGCTCAGTGGATCCTGCATGTGAGAATATCACTTTTAAGGTATTTAATAATTCCTCCTAAGAGTAAGAAATGATCTATGGTTGCCTGATAATTAAAATATCATAATTGAAAGTGTACATCATAAACAGTACCTCCAAGAACCTCAAACCATTTAATGTAATAATCCTAATTTAGCAGACTACTCAGGGCAGATCACATGCACTATTTTAACCCTCtaaattcccagaagtgattgacatgtaacttctccctataatatccataattTATCtagaaaacaggaaatgagaatacttaaacttatcaggtagaagttgctatcttgatccaatacaaaattctcataactaatttatgaggaaatgtgtagcagctaaaggagaGAATTCACAATCAGAGCTTGGGAGTCGAGGATTAACTGAAATCAAAGGGTGTAGACCATGCGATGATCGATCTTATGATTAACATCTATTCAAAATACAATAATTCCCATAATAATTTTATTCCTCAACAATTTTTTCTCCAACATGTTAATGAATACTACATTTTGATCCCATTTGTCAGGGTTCACACAACATTGGGGTTGCCATGGATACACAACAAGGCTTAGTGGtaccaaatgtgaaaaatgTACAGAACAAGTCAATATTTGATATCACTGTAGAGCTTAACAGACTTCATCAGCTTGGACTGGCTGGTAAACTTACACCAGAAGACTTGATTGGAGGAACATTTACCCTCTCAAACATTGGATCAGTAAGCTTCATCTTTGAATAGTTACAagttcaatttaattttaaattagttattttCACATTGACTGTAATTTTTGAAGTGGCGAGCATTGAGGGCTTCTAAACACCAAAATTCTGCCAAGGTTTAGACCTGTTGGACAACACATCACAGTTGAGGTCATGATTGCAAAAATTTGCTTCAAGTGACATGGACAATTTTGCACAAATTCAAACTGATTTAATTTGTGCAATGGTCACCCAAACCCAACACAGCAAATAGTTTGTTGTGAAGATCTGAGTCTGTGGCTCATCGCTTAGTGGAGCCAAGCCTTTGtaagaaattgaaatatgaaCCTTTGCATCTTTGGTTACATGATCCAATTGTCTATGATGTCTTTGCCAGATTGGAGGAACATATGCAAAACCAGTGATTATGCCTCCTGAGGTTGCCATTGGTGCTATTGGAAGAATACAGGTTAGCATACtcatttaactttttaaattttcaggaGATAACAAGTCTGGGTTCAATATCATGGACATATTGTTACAAGGAGGTAGCTTGTCTGAAGGCTGTCTAAGCAACATCTGACCTCTCCCTTgcctttttcaagaaaaagtaaTCATGATAATCAAAACAACTTATGTGCTCCAAAACAATGCTttcattaggaaatgtattggaGAATAGTGTAAAGTAAAAGTAGAATATTCTCCACATCTGAAAAAGAGCTAGCTCAGGGTATGGAAATTTAGTAAGAGAATTCTGCATACTAGCTAAAGAGTTCTTTTATCCCTTAATGGTCAATGAACACCCTGCAAATTGTCAGTGAAACACAAGTTAAGGACTCCTCTTTTTTCCCCTACTGTTTACTCACATGGTTATTTGTAACAATTTTTATAGGAAGTCCCCAAGTTTGATAAGGATGACAATATTTACAGAGCGTATATAGTCAATGTAAGCTGGTCAGCTGATCACAGAGTCATAGAAGGTGCTACAATGGCTAGGTTTTCAAACCTATGGAAATCTTATCTAGAAAACCCTGCTTCTATGATGATGGACTTAAGATAATAATTCTCTTGTGCACCAATTAGCCTTATTAATTTGCCTGTAAGGATTGTCAAATTGTTGTAAGGGCTCAATACTACGTTTCATGCAAAAACAGTTTTACAGGTACATGCCTGTACAGTTATTACATGGAGAAAAATTAGATCAAGAAATTCCACAAGCAAAGCATTTCAAGACTAATATTGATAACAGGTTAAGGTTAGTGTTGCTTAGGAGATGCATAGGTGTGCAGTTGtacagatactgacattgatccaatgAATAATACCTTCACCTTATGTGGCTTGTATATACTAGAAAGAGCTATTTTACCAATGGGTAATGTTTTACCCTTGATACAAAATAGGGTTCAATAAGTGAAAAAATGCtagtgttatttatttttaattcttgaaaaaaatacattaactTTACATTTAGTTGGGGTTTACAACACTGTAACTTGAAGCAACTAGGGAAAATAATAATACATAAGGCTATATTTTCATACAAGTTTCATATTTAACCTTTAAAAAGGATTTGTTCAGTCTAGGTCTGGTTTTCATCTTTCAAATGATGTTCAGAAAATGAGCTTTGTGAGGATTATCTATCAAGATCATGGACTATCTTTGACAGTATCTTAATATTAAAACTTACTGTAAACTCAGTTACTTTCATATAAAACCATGGGTAAAAGCAATTAGGTATTCAAGTATTTTGTTATGTGTTTCATAATCTAATTATAAATCTCATGCGGCA
This is a stretch of genomic DNA from Pocillopora verrucosa isolate sample1 chromosome 12, ASM3666991v2, whole genome shotgun sequence. It encodes these proteins:
- the LOC131783376 gene encoding lipoamide acyltransferase component of branched-chain alpha-keto acid dehydrogenase complex, mitochondrial-like isoform X1, which encodes MMASKLSVLRNLALRRNLRIFCHQNRPIVKGKRPICSCVTIGNSNFSKEFGKQPRGLRFLRTTSGVNGEVLPFKLSDIGEGIAEVTIKEWYVKPGDHVNQFDSICEVQSDKASVTITSRFDGTIRKLYYDVDDIARVGQPLVDIEAEANIESNVDAGPSPAEDVMAAQQKPKPTHAIEQPLPPPPLSPQSSPPQSKASPAPPPQITTKQTNSDGKVLTTPAVRKMAIDYNIELGDIPGTGRDGRILKEDVLNYIERMKAKPTEGEFLDRRFIFLEQIVCLSTLSNVFTAPAPTVEVAAPTTPPSTQIARPEVVLEDRTEAIKGIRRAMAKAMTASLTIPHFGYKDEVILNELVRVRNHSKESFQARGMKLSFMPMFMKATSMALLHFPILNSSVDPACENITFKGSHNIGVAMDTQQGLVVPNVKNVQNKSIFDITVELNRLHQLGLAGKLTPEDLIGGTFTLSNIGSIGGTYAKPVIMPPEVAIGAIGRIQEVPKFDKDDNIYRAYIVNVSWSADHRVIEGATMARFSNLWKSYLENPASMMMDLR
- the LOC131783376 gene encoding lipoamide acyltransferase component of branched-chain alpha-keto acid dehydrogenase complex, mitochondrial-like isoform X2; this translates as MMASKLSVLRNLALRRNLRIFCHQNRPIVKGKRPICSCVTIGNSNFSKEFGKQPRGLRFLRTTSGVNGEVLPFKLSDIGEGIAEVTIKEWYVKPGDHVNQFDSICEVQSDKASVTITSRFDGTIRKLYYDVDDIARVGQPLVDIEAEANIESNVDAGPSPAEDVMAAQQKPKPTHAIEQPLPPPPLSPQSSPPQSKASPAPPPQITTKQTNSDGKVLTTPAVRKMAIDYNIELGDIPGTGRDGRILKEDVLNYIERMKAKPTEAPAPTVEVAAPTTPPSTQIARPEVVLEDRTEAIKGIRRAMAKAMTASLTIPHFGYKDEVILNELVRVRNHSKESFQARGMKLSFMPMFMKATSMALLHFPILNSSVDPACENITFKGSHNIGVAMDTQQGLVVPNVKNVQNKSIFDITVELNRLHQLGLAGKLTPEDLIGGTFTLSNIGSIGGTYAKPVIMPPEVAIGAIGRIQEVPKFDKDDNIYRAYIVNVSWSADHRVIEGATMARFSNLWKSYLENPASMMMDLR